The Streptomyces sp. NBC_01335 genome has a window encoding:
- a CDS encoding RNA polymerase sigma factor — MDRIDVQPLTAASADRLDRLFRLYNSRLLGYAVSRTRDHAAAEDVVSETWLRAALSLHQLRADDESAYGWLRSIAFRAAVDRYRPRHASETPEDFTDVLTSRALPPAPAADDSSDLLALADLSAVQSTALRLAAQGLTHRAIAARMGRSRGAVYTHLHRGARRLRSSMTLAG, encoded by the coding sequence CGGCTGTTCCGCCTCTACAACTCCCGCCTCCTCGGCTACGCCGTGTCCCGCACCCGGGACCACGCCGCCGCCGAGGACGTCGTCTCCGAGACGTGGCTCCGCGCCGCACTCTCCCTCCACCAGCTCCGCGCCGACGACGAGTCGGCCTACGGCTGGCTCCGCTCGATCGCCTTCCGCGCGGCCGTTGACCGCTACCGGCCCCGCCATGCGAGCGAGACCCCCGAGGACTTCACCGACGTCCTCACCTCCCGCGCCCTCCCGCCGGCCCCGGCCGCCGACGACTCCAGCGACCTCCTCGCGCTCGCGGACCTCTCGGCAGTCCAGAGCACGGCGCTCAGGCTCGCGGCCCAGGGCCTCACCCACCGTGCCATCGCCGCCCGCATGGGCCGGTCGCGCGGCGCGGTCTACACCCACCTCCACCGTGGCGCCCGCCGCCTCCGCTCCTCCATGACGCTGGCCGGGTGA
- a CDS encoding RRQRL motif-containing zinc-binding protein: MRFFDPTGDEYGIPTFPRRLAPEGLATRRQLRAQGLRPNGQDVVAQVLWYGRRDPLTRVRPVRAAYLYRIDLAAPVRPMTPGRTRAVAAMMRARRTCPLCAVTFSYVIPTSLGCCPGCADPSTALAA; this comes from the coding sequence ATGAGGTTCTTCGACCCGACCGGCGACGAGTACGGCATCCCGACCTTCCCGCGTCGGCTGGCCCCCGAGGGCCTCGCCACCCGCCGCCAACTCCGGGCCCAGGGCCTCCGGCCGAACGGCCAGGACGTCGTCGCCCAGGTCCTCTGGTACGGCCGCCGCGACCCGCTCACCCGGGTCCGCCCCGTCCGCGCCGCCTACCTCTACCGCATCGACCTGGCCGCCCCGGTCCGCCCGATGACCCCGGGCCGGACCCGCGCGGTGGCCGCCATGATGCGCGCCCGCCGGACCTGTCCGCTCTGTGCGGTCACCTTCTCCTACGTCATCCCGACGTCCCTGGGCTGCTGCCCGGGATGCGCCGACCCGTCGACCGCGCTCGCGGCCTGA